From the genome of Sphingobacterium kitahiroshimense, one region includes:
- a CDS encoding glycoside hydrolase family 13 protein, whose protein sequence is MIRLLLSGVFMLLQLSYAFSQGKFSIQRVEPLHWWVGMKSSDLQLIIYGKGIGKSTVKIQKKGLTLVKTNPVENSDYLFLDLSVDSGATAGFYPIEFYENNKLVGSYKYELKNRETSSVKAQGVHAEDLIYLIMPDRFANGNTKNDQIKGLREIQVNRDSMYARHGGDIDGVIQHLDYLADLGVTSVWLTPVLTNDMPQASYHGYANTENYHIDPRLGTNETYRKLGEELHKRNMKLVHDVVPNHVGLYHWTVIDKPFKDWLHEWPSFTQTTYKDQTIFDPYASVADRERMEKGWFVETMPDMNQENEYVQKYILQSHIWWIEYAGIDGFRIDTYPYNDLDFMAKWTAAIQKEYPQFSFFGETWVQSVPNQAYFLGGQRVGQSIDTKLDGVTDFQLNYAIADALNNEKDGANRLYATLGSDYQYPNPLANVIFLDNHDKDRFFSVVGEDIEKYKAAFSWLLTSRGIPQMYYGAEVLMKNFNRPDGLLREDFKGGFAGDTVNKFNASGRSDAENELFDHIKKLANYRKNNTVLQYGATQHYVPEHNVYAYFRSHENQVVSVFMNCNDKEVKLPLARFRESMKEATRMKNILTDIDQEIPLEITLKPHQTVVFELKK, encoded by the coding sequence ATGATACGTTTATTGTTAAGTGGTGTTTTTATGCTACTTCAGCTTTCTTATGCCTTCTCTCAAGGTAAATTTTCTATACAAAGAGTCGAACCTTTGCATTGGTGGGTTGGTATGAAATCTTCTGATTTGCAGTTGATTATTTATGGAAAAGGCATTGGTAAAAGTACGGTTAAAATCCAGAAGAAAGGTTTAACCTTAGTCAAAACCAATCCGGTTGAAAATTCCGATTATTTATTTCTAGATCTATCGGTTGACTCCGGCGCAACTGCTGGGTTTTATCCAATTGAATTTTATGAAAATAATAAGCTAGTAGGAAGCTATAAATATGAATTAAAAAATAGAGAAACATCTTCTGTAAAAGCTCAGGGTGTCCATGCCGAAGATTTGATCTACTTAATCATGCCAGATCGCTTTGCCAATGGAAACACAAAGAATGATCAAATAAAAGGTTTACGGGAGATTCAGGTAAACCGTGATTCCATGTATGCTCGTCATGGTGGTGATATAGATGGTGTTATCCAACACTTAGATTATCTAGCTGATCTAGGAGTTACTTCTGTGTGGTTAACACCAGTACTGACCAATGATATGCCCCAGGCTTCCTATCATGGTTATGCAAATACAGAAAACTATCATATTGATCCACGATTGGGAACCAATGAAACCTACCGTAAACTTGGGGAGGAACTACACAAACGAAATATGAAATTGGTACATGATGTCGTTCCGAATCACGTAGGACTGTATCATTGGACCGTAATTGACAAGCCTTTTAAAGACTGGTTGCATGAATGGCCAAGTTTTACACAAACTACTTATAAAGATCAGACTATTTTCGATCCTTATGCTTCCGTTGCAGATCGCGAGCGAATGGAAAAAGGATGGTTTGTAGAGACGATGCCCGACATGAATCAAGAAAATGAATATGTTCAGAAGTATATTCTACAGAGTCATATTTGGTGGATTGAGTATGCAGGTATTGATGGTTTTCGTATAGATACCTATCCATACAACGATTTGGATTTTATGGCTAAATGGACAGCGGCAATTCAAAAAGAATATCCTCAGTTTTCATTCTTTGGTGAAACATGGGTACAGTCTGTACCGAATCAAGCTTATTTCTTAGGAGGACAACGTGTTGGCCAGTCGATCGATACGAAGCTTGATGGTGTCACTGATTTTCAATTAAATTATGCTATCGCAGATGCATTGAATAATGAAAAGGATGGTGCAAATAGATTGTATGCAACTTTAGGATCGGATTATCAATATCCTAATCCATTAGCGAATGTAATATTTTTAGATAATCATGACAAGGACCGTTTTTTCTCTGTGGTTGGAGAGGACATAGAGAAGTATAAAGCGGCATTCTCTTGGTTGCTGACATCTCGTGGTATACCACAGATGTATTATGGTGCAGAGGTATTGATGAAGAATTTTAATAGACCTGATGGCTTACTACGTGAAGATTTTAAAGGTGGATTTGCGGGTGATACTGTTAATAAATTTAATGCTTCAGGCCGATCTGATGCAGAAAATGAACTGTTCGATCATATTAAAAAGTTAGCGAATTATCGTAAGAATAATACGGTGCTACAATATGGAGCAACACAGCATTATGTACCGGAACATAATGTGTATGCATATTTCAGATCTCACGAAAACCAAGTAGTATCTGTTTTTATGAACTGTAATGACAAGGAGGTTAAATTACCCTTAGCTAGATTTAGGGAGAGTATGAAAGAAGCAACGCGAATGAAAAATATTTTAACAGATATCGATCAAGAAATACCATTGGAAATTACATTAAAACCTCATCAAACAGTGGTGTTTGAATTAAAAAAATAA
- a CDS encoding family 65 glycosyl hydrolase domain-containing protein: MKNYIVHDEWNIIEEGFQPAYNEVSESIFSIGNGRMGQRANFEEDYSGKSLPGSYLAGVYYPDKTRVGWWKNGYPEYFAKVINAINWIGLHIEVNGEVLDLAKCDVHSFQRKLDMKHGLLVRSFDARLQNGVEIRVKSMRIFHLFQSETASLKYTIQVLNQKASLQVESYLEGDVVNRDSNYDEHFWNFISSGTSDSQLNVTMKTKKTDFIVRADLFNNFTLNNKTLESKLSKEGAYVSESVAISIEPGDIFSVEKRVSMVTSQNYTETELVVTGKANIEKISAITFDELQHNQALAWGNFWNESDIEITADVAAQQAIRFNIFQLYQTYTGEDSRLNIGPKGFTGEKYGGVTYWDTEAYCVPFYLATQPSAIARNLLLYRYQHLDKAIENAAKLGFSNGAALYPMVTMNGEECHNEWEITFEEIHRNGAIAFAIYNYQRYTGDWSYVENYGLEVLIAISRFWAQRVNWSAEKDKYVILGVTGPNEYENNVNNNWYTNTIASWCLKYTLESIQTLKDSDHIKLKVLFEKVAFKQEEAVAWQHVMDHLYYPIDTESGIFLQQDGYLDKEQVLVADLPDTERPINQKWSWDRILRSCFIKQADVLQGLYFFEDQYDLDTIRKNYDFYEPRTVHESSLSPCVHAILASKLGNEAKAYEFYLRTARLDLDDYNNDTEDGLHITSMAGTWMSIVEGFAGMRVKNNTLIFQTFIPKTWESYAFHVQFRGVKLFVKIKQHDFELINKSNQEINIIFNGEAISVKPSA, from the coding sequence ATGAAAAATTACATCGTCCACGATGAGTGGAATATCATAGAAGAAGGGTTTCAGCCCGCATATAATGAAGTCTCAGAAAGTATATTTTCTATTGGAAATGGAAGAATGGGACAACGAGCAAATTTTGAAGAAGACTATAGCGGTAAATCATTGCCAGGATCATATTTGGCTGGAGTTTATTATCCTGATAAAACCCGCGTTGGTTGGTGGAAAAATGGTTATCCTGAATATTTTGCGAAGGTTATTAACGCTATCAATTGGATTGGTCTTCATATCGAAGTGAATGGTGAGGTTTTGGATCTCGCAAAATGTGATGTACATAGTTTTCAACGAAAACTGGATATGAAGCATGGATTATTAGTTCGATCTTTTGACGCAAGACTTCAAAATGGTGTGGAGATTCGTGTAAAGAGCATGCGGATATTTCATCTTTTTCAGTCTGAAACAGCATCTTTAAAATATACTATCCAAGTTCTGAATCAAAAAGCTTCTTTACAGGTGGAGTCTTATTTGGAAGGAGATGTCGTGAATAGAGACAGTAACTATGATGAACATTTTTGGAATTTTATTTCAAGTGGTACATCAGATTCACAGTTAAATGTGACGATGAAAACGAAGAAAACAGATTTCATAGTCCGGGCTGATTTGTTTAATAACTTTACTTTAAATAATAAAACTCTGGAATCCAAACTTTCAAAAGAAGGTGCATATGTTTCTGAAAGTGTAGCAATTTCTATAGAGCCAGGCGATATATTCTCTGTAGAAAAACGTGTTTCGATGGTTACTTCTCAAAATTATACTGAAACTGAATTAGTTGTGACGGGAAAAGCAAATATCGAAAAAATTTCTGCCATAACATTTGATGAATTACAACATAATCAGGCATTGGCCTGGGGAAATTTCTGGAATGAAAGTGATATTGAGATCACTGCAGATGTTGCCGCACAGCAAGCTATTCGTTTTAATATATTCCAATTATACCAAACTTATACTGGCGAAGATTCCAGACTTAATATTGGTCCAAAAGGATTTACGGGTGAAAAGTATGGTGGTGTGACCTATTGGGATACAGAGGCTTATTGTGTTCCTTTTTACCTTGCTACGCAACCCTCGGCTATTGCCCGCAATTTATTGCTGTATCGCTATCAGCATCTGGATAAGGCGATTGAGAATGCCGCAAAACTTGGTTTTTCAAATGGAGCGGCTTTATATCCTATGGTTACAATGAATGGAGAAGAGTGTCATAACGAATGGGAGATTACTTTTGAAGAGATCCACCGTAATGGCGCAATTGCTTTTGCCATCTACAATTATCAGCGCTATACCGGTGATTGGTCATATGTCGAAAATTATGGGCTTGAAGTATTGATCGCTATCAGTCGTTTCTGGGCACAACGTGTCAACTGGAGTGCGGAGAAGGATAAATATGTTATACTGGGAGTTACTGGTCCTAATGAATATGAAAACAATGTCAATAATAACTGGTATACCAATACGATTGCTAGCTGGTGTTTAAAGTATACGCTGGAATCCATACAAACGTTAAAAGATAGTGATCATATCAAACTAAAGGTCTTATTTGAAAAAGTTGCTTTTAAGCAAGAAGAAGCCGTTGCATGGCAGCATGTCATGGATCATTTATATTATCCGATCGATACTGAAAGCGGGATATTTTTACAACAGGATGGTTATTTAGATAAAGAGCAAGTCTTAGTTGCTGATTTGCCTGATACAGAGCGACCGATCAATCAAAAGTGGAGTTGGGACCGTATTTTGAGATCATGTTTTATAAAACAAGCAGATGTACTTCAAGGCTTATATTTCTTTGAAGATCAATATGATTTAGATACGATAAGAAAGAATTATGATTTTTATGAACCGCGAACTGTTCATGAAAGTTCACTGTCACCCTGTGTTCACGCTATTTTAGCTTCAAAATTGGGTAATGAGGCTAAAGCATATGAATTTTACCTTAGAACAGCCCGTTTAGATCTGGATGATTATAACAATGACACCGAAGATGGATTACACATCACATCGATGGCCGGAACCTGGATGTCTATCGTCGAAGGTTTTGCAGGGATGCGGGTGAAAAACAATACATTGATTTTTCAAACTTTCATTCCTAAAACTTGGGAAAGTTATGCTTTTCATGTTCAGTTTAGGGGAGTGAAATTATTTGTAAAAATAAAACAGCATGATTTTGAACTGATCAATAAGTCTAATCAAGAAATTAATATTATTTTTAACGGAGAGGCAATCTCTGTTAAGCCAAGTGCATAA
- a CDS encoding SusF/SusE family outer membrane protein: MSNIFRLLLVLFVGITSLLFSCKKVEHGTDVPILSINESTVSTIQVGKKLKVSFIANQVTDFTFSIVPVSAGEALITENITVDPNTFILSKEFDIPNQASWIGEALLKISYNSSGQIIEKTRPITFTESNPQMFLVGGSVAAGWEPTLALPMSLYDKESKTKFEIYEYVTVDGSGFKFLPTNVDWTDAFGKGATDGTLLQSGDAGNITVSSNDFYRIRMDAEAQTYEVSKSTWGVIGSATPKGWDSDTDLTFVGSKGVYTWKVTVNLVAGELKFRMDDDWAVNIGGDLSALQQDGANIAIATAGKYDIELSRTASGYSAKISKN; encoded by the coding sequence ATGTCTAATATATTTCGATTACTATTAGTTTTATTTGTTGGTATTACTTCCCTTTTGTTCTCTTGTAAGAAAGTGGAGCACGGTACGGACGTTCCAATATTGTCGATTAACGAAAGTACAGTTTCGACCATTCAAGTCGGGAAAAAATTAAAAGTTAGTTTTATTGCTAATCAGGTTACGGATTTTACATTCTCTATTGTACCCGTAAGTGCAGGCGAAGCTTTGATCACAGAAAATATTACTGTTGATCCCAATACATTTATTTTATCAAAAGAATTTGATATTCCTAATCAAGCATCATGGATAGGAGAGGCTTTACTCAAAATCAGTTATAATTCTTCAGGACAGATTATTGAAAAAACAAGACCAATTACTTTCACAGAGAGTAATCCACAAATGTTTCTTGTTGGAGGCTCAGTTGCCGCTGGTTGGGAACCAACTTTAGCGCTTCCGATGAGTTTGTACGATAAAGAAAGTAAAACTAAGTTTGAGATTTATGAGTACGTTACCGTAGATGGTTCTGGATTTAAATTTTTACCGACTAATGTTGACTGGACAGATGCTTTTGGTAAAGGAGCAACAGACGGAACATTATTACAAAGCGGTGATGCTGGAAATATTACTGTTTCTTCGAATGATTTTTATAGAATTCGGATGGATGCTGAAGCTCAAACCTATGAAGTGTCAAAATCAACCTGGGGGGTTATCGGTAGTGCAACTCCTAAAGGTTGGGATAGTGATACAGATTTAACTTTTGTAGGTAGCAAGGGAGTATATACCTGGAAAGTAACAGTAAACCTGGTTGCGGGTGAATTAAAATTCCGAATGGACGATGATTGGGCTGTGAATATCGGGGGCGACTTATCCGCTCTACAACAAGATGGTGCCAATATAGCAATTGCTACTGCTGGTAAATACGATATTGAACTGTCACGAACAGCTTCAGGTTATTCTGCAAAAATTTCTAAAAACTAA
- a CDS encoding polysaccharide deacetylase family protein — translation MVILFVILASDVIYAQRFEHIVDYQVNFANVSYKGKQYVGIRSFQNQGQHYVLSVDPITLETYVLNRNACKIVAVTSIEKVQYFDSSLYMKSFKDVRSNEQVLQDAGIDFPFPKERGINLTIDLCPSHRPLDKIVFETLFVAFKGVENSLPVAISLSGKWILNHETDLQWLINLQNKGLLTITWINHTYNHKVNKDPLNHNFLLATGTDVNYEVIANEKLMLSKGIVPSVFFRFPGLVSSNKIIEQVLSFGLIPVGSDAWLAKGQHAKDGSIVLIHANGNEEIGVQDFIQLLKSEQNNIKSKHWILHDLHEGFQY, via the coding sequence TTGGTCATATTATTCGTGATTCTTGCATCCGATGTGATTTATGCACAACGTTTTGAACATATTGTGGACTATCAGGTAAATTTTGCCAATGTTTCTTACAAAGGAAAGCAGTATGTTGGTATTCGAAGTTTTCAGAACCAAGGTCAGCATTACGTGTTGTCAGTAGATCCAATAACATTGGAGACATACGTGTTGAATCGTAATGCTTGTAAAATTGTAGCCGTTACTTCCATTGAGAAGGTACAATATTTTGATTCATCTTTGTATATGAAGAGCTTTAAAGATGTTCGAAGTAATGAACAGGTGCTTCAAGATGCTGGAATAGATTTTCCCTTTCCAAAGGAGCGAGGCATCAATCTGACTATTGATTTATGTCCATCGCATAGGCCATTGGATAAAATTGTTTTTGAGACTCTATTTGTTGCTTTTAAAGGTGTTGAAAATTCGCTTCCAGTTGCTATTTCTCTTTCGGGAAAATGGATTTTGAATCATGAAACGGACCTGCAATGGCTCATTAATTTACAAAATAAAGGGTTGTTAACGATAACCTGGATCAATCATACTTATAATCATAAAGTGAATAAGGATCCTTTAAATCATAATTTTTTATTAGCCACAGGCACTGATGTAAATTATGAAGTAATAGCCAATGAGAAGTTGATGCTTTCTAAAGGAATAGTTCCGTCCGTCTTTTTTAGATTTCCAGGTCTTGTTTCGAGTAATAAAATTATTGAACAAGTATTGAGTTTTGGTTTGATACCGGTAGGATCAGATGCGTGGCTTGCGAAGGGACAGCATGCAAAAGACGGCAGTATCGTTTTAATTCATGCTAATGGAAATGAAGAGATAGGTGTACAAGATTTTATTCAATTATTGAAGAGTGAACAAAATAATATTAAGAGTAAACACTGGATTTTGCATGACCTGCATGAAGGTTTCCAGTATTAA
- the pgmB gene encoding beta-phosphoglucomutase — protein sequence MKSALDLLKEIKGVIFDLDGVLVDTAVFHFQAWKRLAQELGFDFTEIENEQLKGVSRIASLEKILNWAGVDASESEKIEMAERKNRWYLDLVEQMKADEILPGSLELLHWLKKNGYQVALGSASKNAPLILEKTGMISFFDVLVDGNSVSLSKPNPEVFLKAARDLKLLPEVCLVFEDAQAGVDAARAAGMSVIGIGSNLNGTDLSISSLEEVLN from the coding sequence ATGAAAAGTGCATTGGACCTTTTGAAGGAAATTAAGGGAGTAATTTTTGATCTCGACGGTGTTTTGGTGGATACTGCGGTATTTCATTTTCAAGCTTGGAAAAGACTTGCTCAGGAATTGGGATTTGATTTTACAGAGATTGAAAATGAACAATTAAAAGGTGTAAGTAGAATTGCTTCACTAGAGAAAATTTTAAACTGGGCTGGAGTTGATGCTTCTGAAAGTGAAAAAATAGAAATGGCAGAACGGAAAAATCGCTGGTATTTAGATTTAGTTGAGCAAATGAAAGCAGATGAAATTCTACCTGGATCTCTTGAACTGTTGCATTGGTTAAAGAAAAATGGATATCAGGTTGCATTAGGGTCTGCGAGTAAAAATGCACCGCTTATCCTCGAGAAAACGGGTATGATTTCTTTTTTTGATGTCCTTGTTGATGGTAATAGTGTGAGTCTTTCTAAACCTAATCCAGAGGTTTTTTTAAAAGCTGCCCGTGATCTTAAGTTACTTCCAGAAGTATGTCTGGTGTTTGAAGATGCGCAGGCCGGGGTAGATGCTGCAAGGGCTGCAGGAATGAGTGTGATTGGTATCGGTTCAAACTTGAATGGAACCGATTTGTCAATCAGCAGTTTGGAAGAAGTTTTAAATTAA
- a CDS encoding MFS transporter, producing MISKLHKPKLSTVQIINMSIGFLGIQTGFALQNGNASRILQTFGADVEHLSLFWLAAPITGMIVQPIIGYYSDRTWNKIGRRKPYFLIGAILTAIALILMPNAALFTAILPPLLVGAGMLTIMDASINVTMEPFRALVADNLPSSQRSLGFSVQTFIIGFGAVIGSWLPYVLTHYFGVEGTAAEGVIPLNVIYSFYCGAGILLLSILWTVLSTKEYNPAELASFEDASQEVEIEHHSGLFAIAADFRSMPKTMKQLGVVQFFSWFALFMMWVYTTPAIAEHIFYLKGGDKSKLYMDAANWVGVLFGIYNAVSAIYALFLAKIATKFGRKQTHAFSLAMGGLGLMSIFIIKDPNLLIIPMIGVGLAWGSILAMPYAILSDSLPAKKMGVYMGIFNFFITFPQIVCGFFGGYMIKIFFDSNSVYGILLAGVFMLLGSLSVLRIKDKI from the coding sequence ATGATTTCAAAACTGCATAAACCAAAACTGTCAACTGTTCAGATTATCAATATGAGCATAGGCTTTTTGGGTATCCAAACAGGGTTTGCTCTTCAAAATGGTAATGCCTCGCGCATTCTCCAGACATTTGGAGCTGATGTTGAGCATTTATCACTTTTTTGGTTGGCAGCTCCGATCACCGGAATGATTGTTCAGCCCATAATAGGCTATTATAGTGATCGGACATGGAATAAAATTGGACGTCGCAAACCTTATTTTTTGATCGGTGCTATTTTAACTGCAATCGCACTGATATTAATGCCTAATGCTGCATTGTTTACGGCTATTTTACCTCCGTTATTAGTAGGGGCGGGAATGTTGACCATTATGGATGCATCAATTAATGTTACGATGGAACCATTTAGGGCATTGGTTGCAGATAATTTACCGAGTTCACAACGGAGTTTAGGATTTTCTGTTCAAACCTTTATTATCGGATTTGGGGCAGTAATAGGATCTTGGTTACCGTATGTGTTAACTCATTATTTTGGAGTGGAAGGAACAGCTGCAGAAGGGGTAATTCCTCTCAATGTAATATATTCCTTTTATTGTGGGGCAGGTATATTGCTGTTATCCATTTTATGGACAGTTTTATCGACAAAGGAGTATAATCCAGCGGAATTAGCTTCTTTTGAAGATGCATCTCAAGAAGTTGAAATTGAGCATCATTCTGGTTTATTTGCTATTGCTGCAGATTTTAGATCCATGCCAAAGACGATGAAACAATTGGGTGTCGTACAGTTTTTTTCATGGTTCGCACTTTTTATGATGTGGGTGTATACTACTCCCGCAATTGCAGAACATATCTTTTATTTAAAGGGGGGGGATAAATCGAAGCTTTACATGGATGCAGCCAATTGGGTAGGAGTGCTTTTTGGTATTTATAATGCCGTTTCGGCAATCTATGCTTTGTTTTTAGCTAAGATAGCAACTAAATTTGGGCGCAAGCAGACACATGCTTTTTCACTTGCTATGGGAGGTCTAGGATTGATGTCGATTTTTATTATTAAAGATCCCAATCTCTTAATTATTCCTATGATTGGGGTAGGACTGGCTTGGGGAAGTATATTAGCAATGCCATATGCTATTTTGAGTGATAGTTTGCCTGCAAAAAAAATGGGGGTTTATATGGGGATTTTTAATTTCTTCATCACATTTCCTCAGATTGTCTGTGGTTTTTTTGGAGGTTATATGATCAAGATATTCTTTGATAGTAATTCTGTTTACGGAATATTATTAGCAGGTGTCTTTATGCTACTTGGTTCATTATCTGTATTGCGCATTAAAGATAAAATTTAA
- a CDS encoding DUF4886 domain-containing protein, with protein MFSTRITYILFLFSFIFLSKLKAQTDDRTLDDGVIRILAIGNSFSEDAIENNLFELANARGKKIVIGNLYIGGAPLELHVKNALGDSSAYSYRKVDESGAMSVHEDMKISAALLDEPWDYISFQQASPLSGKYDTYVKDLPLLYAYVKEHVKYPETKYILHQTWAYQHDSDHSGFSLYERNQEQMYKAIVSTSEKVYKWGNFSILIPCGTAIQNARTTYIGDHFTRDGYHLNLNYGRFIAACVWYEALFKEDVRNNAFVPLSISYVESKIAKQAAHHAIIHPYNITLLTDYTFWTY; from the coding sequence ATGTTTAGCACTCGAATTACTTATATTCTTTTTCTTTTTTCTTTTATTTTTCTATCAAAATTAAAGGCCCAAACTGATGACCGGACATTAGATGATGGGGTGATTCGTATACTGGCTATTGGTAATAGTTTTTCAGAAGATGCTATTGAAAACAATTTATTTGAACTGGCAAATGCTCGGGGGAAAAAAATTGTGATCGGTAATTTATATATAGGAGGAGCACCCTTGGAGCTACATGTTAAAAATGCTTTGGGAGATAGTAGTGCCTATAGCTATCGAAAAGTAGATGAATCCGGAGCGATGAGCGTACATGAGGATATGAAAATATCGGCTGCTCTTTTAGATGAACCATGGGATTATATCAGTTTTCAACAGGCAAGCCCTCTATCGGGAAAATATGACACTTATGTAAAGGATTTACCTTTGCTATATGCTTATGTAAAGGAGCATGTCAAGTATCCGGAAACTAAGTATATTCTACATCAAACTTGGGCTTATCAACATGATAGTGATCATAGTGGATTTAGTTTATATGAACGCAATCAAGAGCAAATGTATAAAGCTATTGTATCGACATCTGAAAAGGTATATAAATGGGGGAATTTTTCAATTTTGATTCCTTGTGGAACTGCAATACAAAATGCTAGAACGACTTATATCGGAGACCATTTTACCCGGGATGGCTATCATCTTAATTTAAATTATGGTAGATTTATTGCTGCCTGTGTTTGGTATGAAGCCCTATTTAAGGAAGATGTTCGGAATAATGCGTTTGTACCGCTTTCAATAAGTTATGTTGAAAGTAAAATAGCAAAGCAAGCCGCTCATCATGCTATTATACATCCATATAATATAACGCTTCTCACGGATTATACTTTTTGGACTTATTGA
- a CDS encoding RagB/SusD family nutrient uptake outer membrane protein, which translates to MKKRFSKIHLFLFAGLLVAGQSCTKFDDKMYSAYTEDTFPKTPEQFIALTGPVYTSARGYFDNYFSLQTAGSDEVIIPTRGGDWFDGGKWRDMHYHTWSASHEVVQNNWDWGFNAIGTCNRVLSILEQAPESTTKAQTISEIKAMRAWYYFMMMDAYGNIPLVTSFDTGTELPATTARAEVYKFIVKDLEDNLANLSEEKTEATYGRPTKWFAHTLLAKLYLNAQVYSGTANWNKVVEHSNAVINSGKYALENDFLTQFKPDNGASNPEPIFSIPYDASRATGNTLFNRVLHYAHRQTFELSINPWNGWSAQPAYFDLFENADNRKKQWLYGQQYNSTGQPLNYNGLNVILDPYNYKLIPGSDFDIGGADDGGRLAGARCIKYYPDKNQISNNAGNDVVVFRLADVLLMKAEAVLRGATAASVSQAVDAANQVRKRAFPVNPEKHFTASTLTLDAIYKERALEFTFELTRRTDMIRFGRWEDAQLFKPANAGETYKRLFPIPARARANNNKLDQNPGY; encoded by the coding sequence ATGAAAAAGAGATTCAGTAAAATTCATTTATTCTTATTTGCCGGGTTACTGGTTGCAGGACAGTCTTGTACCAAATTTGACGATAAGATGTATTCAGCATATACAGAAGATACATTTCCCAAGACTCCAGAACAATTTATCGCCTTAACAGGGCCTGTATATACCAGTGCAAGAGGTTATTTTGATAATTATTTTAGTCTGCAAACAGCGGGATCTGATGAAGTTATTATCCCAACAAGAGGAGGAGATTGGTTTGATGGTGGAAAATGGCGGGACATGCATTACCATACTTGGTCAGCGTCACATGAAGTTGTTCAAAATAATTGGGATTGGGGTTTCAATGCAATAGGTACTTGTAACCGTGTGCTTAGTATTTTAGAACAAGCTCCAGAATCAACTACAAAAGCACAGACAATTTCTGAAATAAAAGCCATGCGCGCTTGGTATTATTTTATGATGATGGATGCTTACGGAAACATTCCGCTAGTTACCAGCTTTGATACAGGAACAGAGTTACCGGCAACTACAGCTCGGGCAGAAGTCTATAAATTCATTGTAAAAGATTTAGAAGATAATCTAGCAAATTTAAGTGAAGAAAAAACAGAAGCTACTTATGGTCGACCAACAAAATGGTTTGCACATACCTTATTAGCAAAACTGTACTTAAATGCACAGGTTTATAGTGGCACTGCAAATTGGAATAAGGTGGTTGAACATAGCAATGCTGTCATTAATTCGGGGAAATATGCGCTAGAAAATGATTTTTTGACGCAATTTAAACCTGATAATGGCGCTTCAAATCCTGAACCAATATTTTCAATTCCTTATGATGCTTCCCGTGCTACAGGGAATACTTTATTCAACCGTGTACTACATTATGCACATCGTCAAACCTTTGAATTGAGCATTAATCCGTGGAATGGATGGAGTGCACAACCGGCCTATTTTGACTTGTTTGAAAATGCGGATAATCGTAAAAAACAATGGTTATATGGTCAACAGTATAATTCTACGGGTCAACCTCTGAATTATAACGGACTTAATGTCATCTTAGATCCATATAATTATAAATTAATACCGGGATCTGATTTTGACATTGGAGGAGCGGATGATGGAGGACGTTTAGCAGGTGCACGTTGTATCAAATACTATCCGGATAAGAACCAGATTAGTAATAATGCCGGCAATGATGTGGTTGTATTCCGCCTAGCAGACGTGTTGCTGATGAAAGCCGAAGCTGTTTTAAGAGGAGCTACAGCAGCAAGTGTTTCCCAAGCTGTTGATGCAGCTAATCAGGTCCGTAAACGTGCATTCCCAGTTAATCCGGAGAAACATTTTACGGCTAGCACATTAACTTTGGACGCTATTTATAAAGAACGTGCCTTAGAATTTACGTTTGAATTGACCAGAAGAACAGATATGATTCGTTTTGGTAGATGGGAAGATGCTCAGTTATTTAAACCAGCAAATGCTGGAGAAACTTACAAACGTCTATTTCCTATTCCCGCAAGAGCAAGAGCTAATAATAATAAATTGGATCAAAATCCTGGTTATTAA